The Daphnia pulex isolate KAP4 chromosome 7, ASM2113471v1 genome includes the window aatttggttgaaTCTCGGTTACCATAGAAACGAAGCAGAcaaaaaccatttcattttcaaaacggTTAAAGAACCCTTAGTCCTGACCTGACCGTCCTGACATTTCTctgacacacaaataaaaataaattatttctggGTTTTAACATAgttctaaataaatttcttaatattCAGTCAATTCCTATCCTTGTGgttcagttttcaaaattgtttttcaaatcttaCAGGTCTGTGATGATCGAAGACTCGAATCCATCACCatctatccttttttttcgtgtttgctACCACCCTattagtaattttttattatgttaaaatgtttttattttcccttaaaCTCCAATAGCtctgaaacaaaaacagtgaaacaaaacaagtaaacaaaacaacggATAAATTGCTAAATAATGAACAATTTGGCAacggttaaaatttaaaattcaaattcagccaCCAGGGGGACTTCAGCTGTATTGGCATTGGCAACAGCAGCTCAAGGACGAGGAAAAAACCGTTAGAAAGTTTCTCGTACTTGTGCCAGGCAGACATCGTCAATCAGAGCTCAAGAATCTTAGTTGAAATctcgtaaaatttaaactttttctacttcagaattgttttcttcttacttCAAACACGGTAAGCCTctattttctaattgtttAGTACAATTACTTACCTAGTTTTGCAAAAATTGGTAGAAGAATCAAGTTCATCTCCCACCATTTTGAAGACTGCTTCCAATTTATCTTCCACATAGCTGGGATTTGTTCCTACTgaatgtttgtttcttctaacGACAACAaggtaaacctttttttccctaattttgtataaataataacttggtttttgtaaatttttttaggagAATCAAGTACATTTCCCACGGTATTCGAAGACTGCTTCCAATTGATCTTCCATCTAGCtggcatttgttttattattccagCAAATCAGCAGGTATTTATCGCATGAAATTCTTCCTTGTATGTgtactaaaattttaaatttctcagaACAGTACTGACTACAGACCGTCTGACCAACCCAAAGCACGGAAGAAGATGGGTTCTAAAAGGAAAGCTGATGATGTGACACCTGAATGTCAGGAACATAGTAATCCCgctaagaaaaggaagaatgatGTTGAATCTCTTCTGCTTGAAGTTGAAAACCAGAATGTGGCTTTCTTGAAGTATTTGGTTGAACAAGGAACTGGCAACTTCCCGTTGAGTGAACAGTGGAGATTAGTATTCATTCCTGCCCTATCTGACACCACTATTTCAGACCAGATCTTTCATATCCTCAAGAAGAAGTACCCAGACATCGACctcatgaaaaagaaagagaagacaaAAAACCCTGATTGTATGATTCTACCACGCGACGCTGATACAGAGCAGCTCATTGAAGTACTGGAGCTGGTCGGCGCTGCGTGTGTTTTTTATGGGAATTTGAGTGATCGAAAATACGGCTGGAGCTGCTGGTATAAAGCCACGAATCTGCGAGAAGGCAATGCCATTCCGAAGTCTACTTTTCTTCAATCTGAAAACCTAAAACTTGCTATGaggaaaaaacttgaattccATACTGTTCaacaattggaaaaattgCTTCGGCAGAGGCGAACGCACTGGTCGACTCAAGCAATCTTCACTTGTCTACGTATTTCGAAGAAGTGTGACTGCTATCCGAATAGATTCATCGTCTacaatttcttcaaatccGCTCTTCAAGGATGGGGGGACAGAAACTTGCCCCGTCAGCGGGCTTTCGCCCTATCCATTCACCTGTTTGAGCTCTTTGGAGAAACAGAGTTTTTGGACACTTtagtagaaaatgaaaagaacttGGAAGATGTTCCACAGTCAACTTTAACCGAATTCTTCAACACCCTGAGGGACCCACAACGGATTCAAGAACTGGCTACAGTATTGACATTTGACCGTTTGATGACTTCTctggttttctctttcgtatACCAGGTGAAAGTTCACAAACACGCTCgaaatgatcaaatcaaaatcaaagattATACGATCAAATCAAAAGCCGACAAGCTTGAAGAAATTTCACAGCTGATTCTTGTTATTCTCAAACTGATGGTGTCAATTCCGATAACGAAGACTCAGAGAAGACAACTGAAGAATAAGCTAGCGCTCTACAtaaacatctatgaattcaaGCGGGTATCTCAAAAACCAAACCTCTTGCTTAGAGTATGCACGTCTCACCAAGGAACACCCAACGAGTTCAAGCTGATCAAGTTGTTGCTGAAAGCAGGAGCGGATCCCAATGCTGTAGATCAACAACGCTGCAGCCCTCTTCATCTGCTGGCAAAAAGTGAACATCTCTCCTCTCATTCGTGGAAGAATCCTTCTTACTCTACTCGTGCTGAAAACTTCACTGCCATCGTTCGAGTTATCTTTGATGGAAGATTCCATCAAGATCAAGTCAATCTAAGTGGCCAATCAGCATTGGAGTGTCTAAAACCTCTTTCGAGCTATCCACATGCTGAGCTAAGCCGACTGGTAGGCAATTTCTCGCAGGGTGTTCGTCCGTTATCTTGCATCGCAGCGAAAGAAGTTCGAAGGAATCAACTCCCCTGTGAAGCTTCACCTATGACCGTTCAGTCTATGGTTTTGCAGCACTAGTTCGTTTCGATACTGCTGGAGCCTAGaattgtttccctttttggcATCTACATTTACCATTccgaaatttcaaatttgtcgtATTGTTACTTGTTTTTCGTTTGCATCGAATAACAACCTTTGcttgtgaataaaaaaacgagttaATAACTTATTATCTGAAATTTTAGATCTATTTCTTGCACTTTGTCTTAAACTATTTGAACAAATCTCAAAGTCGAAAATTACATGCCACGAAGAACCTATAAATAATGGTATTACAtacaaaaatttcagaaaaaccgccttaaaaaagttaaattctgTTGTTTCACCAGGTGGCAGATCGATATTTCAGTTTTTCGGATTATCGGGGGACGGGATCTACATGCAGTCTTCATGTCAGCAGCCTACAGCCAAGAATTGAATGCAAATCAGCATTAATTCCATCATGACATGCATTATGCATGTCGCCAAAAGTAATCAAGTTTTCTTGTCTATGGGTCACTGCATGTAGTAATAATCATTTTCCatgcattttcctttttgccaTTAGTTACAGCACAGACAACGGAGGTTTTTGGTCTGTGGTTACATTTTTAATATCCCTTCGATTCGAGAGTCTTGCCACTCAGCAAGTGGTCAATGTGTAGTACGTACTGTACAATAATGTTAAGTTCGACCCTAGCATCAGGAAGATCAGCGTTATATTCTACTCCTTTTTAGAAAATCTAtataagttttctttttctttagtttgcatattttgttaatgtaatttgaatttcctagttatgaaattaaaaattacatcACCATATAGGCTaacataaattaaattgtgCTAATCTAAAGTTAAtatttaacttaatttttttaataaaattatagaGTAGCGGGGCTGAGTCGGATAAGTTATGATAAATTGCCCTCTAGCACAATGTGGTACTCGTGTTCGACTCTCGTGGGAGGCATAGCTAATTTCTTACTCGGGCtcgtatttattatttaaggaGATGTTGCAAAGATGTTGATGCCTTTCGGCTATCGTTGACACCGGCGTGTGTCTCAATTATCGTATCCATTCTGATTCTTGGTTTGGTTAACACTAAACGGAGACTGCGAAAACGATGGAAATTCATTACGCTGTACCAGTCCATTGAGATTTCTTCAACATCTGGCGATCATCTCCtaacgattttctttttagtcaATTTTTCGCGCAAATACTTACATTAAGCTATaagttgtaaaaagaaaaatgaggagATGATTTGTATGTACATTTCCCTATGGTATGTTTCCCTTTCGATTTTGTATAACATTTCCGTGTGGGTTTTTCGGATGAAAAATCAACGTCGGTATTAACGAAGGAGAGGTAAATTATTCCCATGTGgcaattgaatttatttttaacagtttttaAAGCTCATGGGTCTGTAAGATCAAATATTCCAAGACGAAGAAAACCATCAAAGTTCCTTATAATGGGGCCATTAACAGTttgtcgtcgttgatattcgGATGTGTTTTTCGTAAAGGCAGGAATGGAGTTTCCGTTAGAAAACAGCTCTCCAGTTGTAGTTATTGTGctctcatttttgtttccattccTGATTATTCCAATTGGACGATTTGTTATCAGCTTTTGGCGCTTTCGCGTTTTGATTAATCGATTGCCACAAGGGCCCCGACCTTTTCCTATTGTGGGCAACGCATACCCGTTAATGGGGAGATTTGATTGTATATAATTAATTGCATTTGAATTCAATGCTGTTTTGTCGTTacatccatttttttatttcacaggCCTACTTCAAATGTTACAAGTCGATTGGCAGCGCACTTACGGAGAGATATACTGCACTTATATGGGTTCTATCTGCACCATCAACATCTCGTCTCCTGAACTCCTTGAGGTAACTTAATTGCCATGAAAGTTTAAGATGTGACCAGATAAAATTATGGCttattctttttgcttttaccCCATAGCCCATTCTAAAAAGCCAGAAACTTATGCATAAAGGAGCCacgtataaattttttgaaccaTGGTTGGGCGACGGGCTTCTTTTAAGTACA containing:
- the LOC124198467 gene encoding uncharacterized protein LOC124198467, with translation MGSKRKADDVTPECQEHSNPAKKRKNDVESLLLEVENQNVAFLKYLVEQGTGNFPLSEQWRLVFIPALSDTTISDQIFHILKKKYPDIDLMKKKEKTKNPDCMILPRDADTEQLIEVLELVGAACVFYGNLSDRKYGWSCWYKATNLREGNAIPKSTFLQSENLKLAMRKKLEFHTVQQLEKLLRQRRTHWSTQAIFTCLRISKKCDCYPNRFIVYNFFKSALQGWGDRNLPRQRAFALSIHLFELFGETEFLDTLVENEKNLEDVPQSTLTEFFNTLRDPQRIQELATVLTFDRLMTSLVFSFVYQVKVHKHARNDQIKIKDYTIKSKADKLEEISQLILVILKLMVSIPITKTQRRQLKNKLALYINIYEFKRVSQKPNLLLRVCTSHQGTPNEFKLIKLLLKAGADPNAVDQQRCSPLHLLAKSEHLSSHSWKNPSYSTRAENFTAIVRVIFDGRFHQDQVNLSGQSALECLKPLSSYPHAELSRLVGNFSQGVRPLSCIAAKEVRRNQLPCEASPMTVQSMVLQH